A single Oryctolagus cuniculus chromosome 18, mOryCun1.1, whole genome shotgun sequence DNA region contains:
- the FAAP24 gene encoding Fanconi anemia core complex-associated protein 24 isoform X2: protein MEGKPPGDPGPVHVPLGHVVASEKWRGSQLAQEVQADLVAGNGYRKRLVRVRNSNNLQGIVIVEKTQMSEQYFSAIQKFTVLDLGMVLLPVASQMEASCLIVQLVQEQTKEPSKNPFLRKKRTQLSEPHLLRTVQQIPGVGKVKAPLLLQKFPTLQQLSNASIPELEPVVGQAVAQQIHAFFTQAR, encoded by the exons ATGGAAGGGAAGCCCCCCGGCGACCCAGGTCCTGTGCACGTGCCTCTTGGGCACGTGGTGGCGAGTGAGAAATGGCGGGGGTCGCAGCTGGCGCAGGAGGTGCAAG CTGATTTGGTGGCAGGAAACGGCTACAGAAAGAGGCTTGTTCGGGTTAGAAAT tccAATAACCTACAAGGGATTGTGATAGTTGAGAAAACACAGATGAGCGAACAGTACTTCTCGGCCATACAGAAGTTTACTGTGCTGGACCTTGGGATGGTGTTGCTTCCCGTGGCCAGCCAGATGGAAGCGTCCTGCCTCATTGTCCAGTTA GTTCAAGAGCAAACCAAAGAGCCCAGTAAGAACCCTTTTCTTAGGAAGAAACGGACTCAGCTCTCCGAGCCGCACCTCCTTCGAACTGTGCAGCAGATCCCGGGAGTTGGGAAGGTCAAAGCTCCCCTTCTGCTTCAGAAGTTTCCAACTCTGCAACAACTGAGTAACGCTTCCATCCCAGAACTGGAGCCAGTCGTCGGACAAGCCGTAGCACAGCAGATCCACGCCTTCTTCACACAGGCCAGGTGA
- the FAAP24 gene encoding Fanconi anemia core complex-associated protein 24 isoform X1, with protein sequence MEGKPPGDPGPVHVPLGHVVASEKWRGSQLAQEVQGKIKLVFEDGLAPVDFYLSNRSCILYITEADLVAGNGYRKRLVRVRNSNNLQGIVIVEKTQMSEQYFSAIQKFTVLDLGMVLLPVASQMEASCLIVQLVQEQTKEPSKNPFLRKKRTQLSEPHLLRTVQQIPGVGKVKAPLLLQKFPTLQQLSNASIPELEPVVGQAVAQQIHAFFTQAR encoded by the exons ATGGAAGGGAAGCCCCCCGGCGACCCAGGTCCTGTGCACGTGCCTCTTGGGCACGTGGTGGCGAGTGAGAAATGGCGGGGGTCGCAGCTGGCGCAGGAGGTGCAAG GGAAAATTAAGCTCGTTTTTGAGGATGGCCTGGCACCGGTAGATTTTTACCTGTCTAACAGATCTTGCATTCTTTATATCACCGAAGCTGATTTGGTGGCAGGAAACGGCTACAGAAAGAGGCTTGTTCGGGTTAGAAAT tccAATAACCTACAAGGGATTGTGATAGTTGAGAAAACACAGATGAGCGAACAGTACTTCTCGGCCATACAGAAGTTTACTGTGCTGGACCTTGGGATGGTGTTGCTTCCCGTGGCCAGCCAGATGGAAGCGTCCTGCCTCATTGTCCAGTTA GTTCAAGAGCAAACCAAAGAGCCCAGTAAGAACCCTTTTCTTAGGAAGAAACGGACTCAGCTCTCCGAGCCGCACCTCCTTCGAACTGTGCAGCAGATCCCGGGAGTTGGGAAGGTCAAAGCTCCCCTTCTGCTTCAGAAGTTTCCAACTCTGCAACAACTGAGTAACGCTTCCATCCCAGAACTGGAGCCAGTCGTCGGACAAGCCGTAGCACAGCAGATCCACGCCTTCTTCACACAGGCCAGGTGA
- the FAAP24 gene encoding Fanconi anemia core complex-associated protein 24 isoform X3, translating to MSEQYFSAIQKFTVLDLGMVLLPVASQMEASCLIVQLVQEQTKEPSKNPFLRKKRTQLSEPHLLRTVQQIPGVGKVKAPLLLQKFPTLQQLSNASIPELEPVVGQAVAQQIHAFFTQAR from the exons ATGAGCGAACAGTACTTCTCGGCCATACAGAAGTTTACTGTGCTGGACCTTGGGATGGTGTTGCTTCCCGTGGCCAGCCAGATGGAAGCGTCCTGCCTCATTGTCCAGTTA GTTCAAGAGCAAACCAAAGAGCCCAGTAAGAACCCTTTTCTTAGGAAGAAACGGACTCAGCTCTCCGAGCCGCACCTCCTTCGAACTGTGCAGCAGATCCCGGGAGTTGGGAAGGTCAAAGCTCCCCTTCTGCTTCAGAAGTTTCCAACTCTGCAACAACTGAGTAACGCTTCCATCCCAGAACTGGAGCCAGTCGTCGGACAAGCCGTAGCACAGCAGATCCACGCCTTCTTCACACAGGCCAGGTGA